The DNA segment TGCTAACCCTAAAATAATTTCATAAGCATTGTTTTATGGAAACATTTAGTGTCAAATGATGGTCTTTATGCTGTTTCCTTCCTAACAAGAGAGAAACTCTTGAGAAAATCTGAGTAAGTGACAAAAAACTATTGTGTTTCTATCAATGTACTCTATTGTTTGAGTTCAAATGCTGTATGCTTCACCTCTGTGTCTGACGGTAACCCTAGAGATGTAATTACAAAACCGCGTGCATCTGCCAGAACACGCTCCCATTTAGTTTGCTTTAGTTACTCTTTTCTCAGGTCTTGTTAGATCTTGGATGGCAGCTGATCTCATGTAAGAGGGAGGTTTCTGCTCGGCTTCTCATTGTTACAAGACAGAATTTATGACCTTTTCTATATTTtagcacaaataaaacacacaaatgcttCGCAGTTTAGCTTTATTTTATATGTAGCATTCTTGATTTAAGTGTAAAATCAATATTGTTACAGTTTTGTGACAACTGAATAACAATAGTGTGAATGCATTAAGCACCTTATGTTTAGCTCTTAGtactcctccccttcctcttcctctccttcgtCCCCGATGCTGTCAGTGCCCACCTCTTCGTAATCCTTCTCCAGGGCCGCCATGTCCTCTCTGGCCTCTGAGaactctccctcctccatccccTCTCCGACGTACCAGTGGACGAAGGCCCTCTTGGCGTACATCAGGTCAAACTTGTGGTCGAGGCGAGCCCAGGCCTCAGCGATGGCGGTGGTGTTGCTCAGCATGCACACGGCCCTCTGCACCTTGGCCAGGTCTCCTCCAGGAACCACAGTGGGAGGCTGGTAGTTGATGCCCACCTTGAAGCCTGTGGGACACCAGTCCACAAACTGGATAGTGCGCTTGGTTTTGATGGTGGCGATGGCAGAGTTGACCTCTTTGGGCACCACGTCGCCACGGTACAGGAGGCAGCAGGCCATGTACTTGCCGTGACGAGGGTCGCATTTCAccatctgattggctggctcGAAGCAAGCGTTGGTGATCTCAGCCACTGTTAACTGCTCGTGATAGGCCTTCTCTGCTGAGATAACTGGGGCGTAGGTGGCCAGAGGGAAGTGGATACGAGGGTAGGGAACCAGGTTGGTCTGGAACTCCGTCAGGTCCACGTTCAAGGCTCCGTCGAAGCGCAGGGAGGCGGTGATGGAGGAGACGATCTGTCCAATCAGCCTGTTGAGGTTGGTGTAGGAGGGACGCTCGATGTCCAGGTTCCTGCGGCAGATGTCATAGATGGCCTCGTTGTCAACCATGAAGGCGCAGTCAGAGTGCTCCAGGGTGGTGTGGGTGGTCAGGATGGAGTTGTAGGGCTCCACTACAGCTGTGGACACCTGGGGGGCTGGGTAAACCGCAAACTCCAGTTTGGACTTTTTGCCGTAGTCGACGGAGAGACGCTCCATCAGCAGAGAGGTGAAGCCAGAGCCGGTTCCTCCTCCGAAGGAGTGGAAGATCAGGAAACCTTGGAGTCCTGTGCACTGGTCAGCCtgcagggaaaaaaataaataattccttcCATGCTTGATTTCATTCTGAACAAAAATATGAAGCTTTGGCAGGTAACTCACCAGTTTACGTGTCCTATCGAGAACCAAGTCAATGATCTCCTTGCCAATGGTGTAGTGACCGCGGGCGTAGTTGTTGGCTGCATCTTCCTTTCCAGTGATCAGCTGCTCAGGATGGAAGAGCTGGCGGTAAGTTCCTGTACGGACTTCATCTGTAATTAGAAAACACCAAGGATATAATCAGTAGTTCTCAAATCTTCTTCAACCTACTGTGCAAGTTTGCatcagataataataatgttaccTATGACTGTTGGCTCCAAGTCCACAAAGACAGCTCTGGGAACATGTTTGCCAGCTCCAGTCTCACTAAAGAAGGTGTTGAAGGAGTCGTCTCCTCCTCCGATGGTCTTGTCGCTGGGCATCTGACCGTCCGGCTGGATGCCGTGCTCCAGGCAGTAGagctcccagcatgcattgccCATTTGCACGCCGGCCTGACCGACATGGACAGAGAGGCATTCGCGCTGGAGGAGCACAACAAATAGAGGTCAAAGGAAGTTCTTGAATTGTTGGGATTAAATCTGTTTTTTGGAGAATGAGCTGCAACACACATCTTTGAAATTACACGTTTATACTCATGTGTTTGAAAGGCGTGAAACTGCAGAAGCTTACCATGATTATAAATTCCTGCTGCTGACGTTGAGGATCTGCAGGGGAAATCTGCTGTCTGTTAACATCAAGACTTCTCCGGTACTTATAGTTCCTCTGAACTCTATGGTAACACGCTTTGTTGTCCATAAATGGGGGTTTAACTGGGTTAAGTCAATAATTCAGCTATGGAAATCATTATCTAACATGCTCCGCCACACATCAATAACCCTTGGTCCGGCACAGAGTTAATGTGTAACCCTGACCACCACATATTCTCAGGCACATCACAGGCAACAAAGTAAACAGAgcattgttttagtttttgttgaGTAGGGGTCACCATGGAGATCAGGACAAGGAGATTCAGGGAAATCCCAAAATATTTGTGTCCAGAATTATGCAAATATTGCGTTATGTTTTCGAGCCATGATGAGGAATTCATTTTAACTAAGCAGCActcaaaacatacaaaacaagtAATATACAAATGCAAAATACAAAACGGTTCACAAGTACGCATTTGGAAAAATAATGCACTTAGCTGAGTCtaataacaaataacaaataacatTAGGGATTATTGTTTGAAGTAAACAATCCTTCCCTTCCCTGTCAATATCATGAAAAGGGGTTGACTTTTGTACAGGTTTGTGCCGTTaagtaatataaattaaatatggaACGTGCTTGTGTTGTGTAATCCAtcacatcctctgaatgctctaggtctctagtttgatccatccatcctctgaatgctctaggtctctagtttgatccatccatcctctgaatgctctaggtctctagtttgatccatccatcctctgaatgctctaggtctctagtttgatccatccatcctctgaatgctctaggtctctagtttgatccatccatcctctgaatgctctaggtctctagtctgatccatccatcctctgaatgctctaggtctctagtttgatccatccatcctctgaatgctctaggtctctagtttgatccatccatcctctgaatgctctaggtctctagtttgatccatccatcctctgaatgctctaggtctctagtctgatccatccatcctctgaatgctctaggtctctagtttgatccatccatcctctgaatgctctaggtctctagtctgatccatccatcctctgaatgctctaggtctctagtttgtggctgtaaagtttcatgaggctgtgattatcctagaggtcaccacaggtcattttatacagtgaagtcacattttaaaaaatggtctcatgaaatgtctcctatggggactaacatcatcacacatgaatacagttgggctcattggatccacaagagtctcagcctTACAGTGAtatccaatttatgtaattctagactgtttagggaccccagtatgcagaaataacacatttatactgcattcagaaatttgcatgtgattatcataaagtgggcatgtctataaagtggagactcgtgggtatccatagaacccattttcatttacatatctggaggtcagaggtcaaggggtcccctttgaaaatggccatgacagtttttccttgacaaaatttagcccaacttttaAGCGTTGATTATGCGACTcaacgacaagctagtatgacatggttggtagcgatggattccttaggtttttctactTTCACGGGATATCATTAACCTCCCTCTAacttgaaaactgagcccgttacaacctccgATACAACCTCCGATAGACAGAATAGCCGCTGGGCCATTggagttttaaggggttaaataTTCGTAGGTAACATTTGTTGATCGCTCTATAAAGTTCACCAGAAACATTTGGATATGTGGTTTAAAAATAACGCCTCAGATCCTTTACGATCAGAATTGGAGGCCGGTTTCCTCACTGCTGTTTGATCTATTGTTGGAGTAGAGGAAGCCTCCCCGTCGTCCCCCTCGTCCTCCCCCTCGTCCTCCCCCTCGTCCTCCCCGTCTCTGTGAGGCCTGGCCGGGTTGCTCTGTTGTGTTTTCCACATGATTGGGTGTCCTGTTGTTATAGAAACATTGAAGGTCACGCTGCGGTTGCTGGTATGAATCTACAACAGTGTGAATACTGTTGCTGCATATTTCTGTTGTGGGACT comes from the Sebastes fasciatus isolate fSebFas1 chromosome 24, fSebFas1.pri, whole genome shotgun sequence genome and includes:
- the LOC141763155 gene encoding tubulin alpha-1D chain-like isoform X1 gives rise to the protein MDNKACYHRVQRNYKYRRSLDVNRQQISPADPQRQQQEFIIMRECLSVHVGQAGVQMGNACWELYCLEHGIQPDGQMPSDKTIGGGDDSFNTFFSETGAGKHVPRAVFVDLEPTVIDEVRTGTYRQLFHPEQLITGKEDAANNYARGHYTIGKEIIDLVLDRTRKLVSYLPKLHIFVQNEIKHGRNYLFFSLQADQCTGLQGFLIFHSFGGGTGSGFTSLLMERLSVDYGKKSKLEFAVYPAPQVSTAVVEPYNSILTTHTTLEHSDCAFMVDNEAIYDICRRNLDIERPSYTNLNRLIGQIVSSITASLRFDGALNVDLTEFQTNLVPYPRIHFPLATYAPVISAEKAYHEQLTVAEITNACFEPANQMVKCDPRHGKYMACCLLYRGDVVPKEVNSAIATIKTKRTIQFVDWCPTGFKVGINYQPPTVVPGGDLAKVQRAVCMLSNTTAIAEAWARLDHKFDLMYAKRAFVHWYVGEGMEEGEFSEAREDMAALEKDYEEVGTDSIGDEGEEEEGEEY
- the LOC141763155 gene encoding tubulin alpha-1D chain-like isoform X2 → MDNKACYHRVQRNYKYRRSLDVNRQQISPADPQRQQQEFIIMRECLSVHVGQAGVQMGNACWELYCLEHGIQPDGQMPSDKTIGGGDDSFNTFFSETGAGKHVPRAVFVDLEPTVIDEVRTGTYRQLFHPEQLITGKEDAANNYARGHYTIGKEIIDLVLDRTRKLADQCTGLQGFLIFHSFGGGTGSGFTSLLMERLSVDYGKKSKLEFAVYPAPQVSTAVVEPYNSILTTHTTLEHSDCAFMVDNEAIYDICRRNLDIERPSYTNLNRLIGQIVSSITASLRFDGALNVDLTEFQTNLVPYPRIHFPLATYAPVISAEKAYHEQLTVAEITNACFEPANQMVKCDPRHGKYMACCLLYRGDVVPKEVNSAIATIKTKRTIQFVDWCPTGFKVGINYQPPTVVPGGDLAKVQRAVCMLSNTTAIAEAWARLDHKFDLMYAKRAFVHWYVGEGMEEGEFSEAREDMAALEKDYEEVGTDSIGDEGEEEEGEEY